ATACGTATGAACAAGCGCCATGCCGGTTTCGCGGCATTGCTTACCCTGGTCATGCTGGCCGGTTGCAGCGACGTCAATCAAATACTCGGCAAGGAAGAGCCGATCGACTACAAAAGCGCGAGCAGCCAGCAGGCTCAGCCGCTCAGCATTCCTCCCGACCTGACCCAGGCCGCGGCGGATCCGCGCTACAAGGCGCCTCCGGGCGGTACGACCACCTTCACGCAATACCAGGCGGAAGGCCAGCAGCAGGCGGCTGCCCAGGCCCAGGGCAATCCCAACAGCGGGGTGTTGCCGCAGCGTACCGATATGCACGTCGAACGCGACGGCGATGTCCGCTGGCTGGTCGTCGACCTGCCGCCGGATCAGATTTTCGGCAAGGTGGTGGATTTCTGGACCAGCAACGGCTTCACAATCCAGACCAACAATCCGACCGCCGGCCTGATCGAAACGGACTGGGCGGAAAACCGCGCCAAGATTCCGGAAAGCTGGTTGCGCCAGGCCCTGGGATTCGTCCTGGAGCAGGCCTACGATAGCGGCGAGCGGGAAAAATTCCGTACCCGTATGGAGCGCGTCAACGGGCATACCGAGATCTACATCAGCCACCAGCATATGGTGGAAAAGAACGTCGGACAGCGCGACTCCGGCAACCTGCAATGGCAACCCGGTCCCGAAGATCCCGGCCTGAATGCCGCCATGCTGGCGCGCCTGATGGTCTTCCTGGGTACCAGCGTCGACCAGGCCAAGACCATGGTCGCGAAGGCGGACGCGGCACCCGCGCAGCCCAAGGTCGTGCGCGACGTGCAGGCCGACGGCGCACGCCTGAATGTGCAGGAATCCTTCGATCGCGCCTGGCGCCGCGTCGGCGTGGCACTGGATTCTGGCGGCTTTACGGTGGACGACCGCGACCGGTCGGCGGGCGACTTCTACGTCCGTTACCTGGATACGGATACCGGCTTGCAGCGCGACGAGCCCGGCTTCTTCAGCCGCCTCTTCGGTACCGCGCGTCCCAGCCAGGCGCCGCAATACCGCATCCACGTAGTGGGCCAGGGCGACACCACGCAGGTGACGGTGCTGGACACCAATGGCAAGGTCGACAGCAGCCCGACGGCCCAGCGCCTGTTGAGCGTGCTGGCGGACAAGATGTCGGCCGTCCAGTAAGGCGGTATATCGGGCGGTTCGTCCCTCGCGGGGCGGCCGCCGGTAGGGCGCCCGCGGCCATCGCCGGCAAGGCGCCACCCAGTGGACGCGTATCGGGCCGAAAGCCGGAAGCGCAACAAAAAAGGAACGCGATATGCGTTCCTTTTTTGTTGCCGGAGCTGCCAAGGCAGCCCCGGGGTATGGCGGCGATTACTGGGTGGTGCCGCCGGTGGTGCCGCCGCCGCTGCCCGCGCCGGGCGTCGTGGTGGCACCGCCGCCGCCCGCCGGAGGCGTGGGCGCCGAGCTGGAAGGCGCGGGCGTGGACGGCGCGGTGGAAGGTGCCGAAGTGGAAGGCGTGGGGCTGGACGAACTGGCCGGCGTGCTGTCGTTCTTGTTGCAGGCAGTCAGCGAAACCGCCAGAACGCTCGCCAGAAGCAGTGTTTTCGTCATCATTCGATTCTCCTTTGTGATGGCATCCATGCGACCCGGCCAGCCTGCCCGCGCAGGTTCCTAGCCGGGATGACGGATTCAGGCTACAGGAGATACCCCAATGATTGAGTATGGAAATTAAAGCTGGCGAATCACAAAGGAAACAAGCCTTGCATGGATGTATAGGGTTTTTCCTAATGTGTCGATTCTGCCGGAAAAACGTCCGAATTGTGTGGTCTGGAAACTTATCGGGGTTTTCAGGGGACGTTGTCGCGGGCAGGGCCGCATTGGGGGACGTCGCGCAATTGTCTGGTTTTTCCTTGCCGGGGCTGCGTGGGGCCGGTGCCGAGTGCCTGTTGGCTGGTCCGTTGCCGCCTGGCCGGAGTCGTGGGATCAGCCGGGCCGATGGTCGGACTGTGCCCCGGCGCGGTTTTCCTCGCCGAGGCGGGATTGCCGCGTGTCACAGGCCCGGGTCGTAGACCAGCCAGCCATCGTCCATCCATTGCGTCAGGCATTCCCGTTCTTCATCGGTCAGCCCGCGCGCCGACGGATCCGCGCAGGCCAGGCGCCTGGCATCCGCCAGCTTGCGCAGGGCCGCGCTGGCGGGTACCGGCGCCGTCTCGCCATTGATGAATAGTTGTTTGCCGCGATACAGCATGCGGGTGCGGCGGTCCAGGCGCAGCGTGCCCGCGCCGGGCCAGTGGGCCGCGAGGTCTGGACCATCGGCCGCCGGCGTGTCGAAGACCGCGGACGCGCCCGGTTCCGTCAGCCAGCAGCCCAGGAATCGATGGGCCAGCGCCTCGTCGAAACGGACGCGGCCCACGGCATCCAGCGCGGCGGCGGCCAGGCCGTCCGGCAGTTCGGCCGGCCGCGCCGTCGCGGCCTGGCCGGGATCCCGATAGCGGCCTGCCAGCCGGGGGCCAGGCAAGGCGGGCTCGCCGTAAGGGCCGCTGGGCAGGCCGGCGCGCGCCAGTACCTGCTCGGCGGCGGCTTCCAGCATGCCACGCGCCAGCGTCGCCTGGTCGGGCGCGCGAAAGCCGATGGATATCGTCATGCAATCGCCCCGCGCGATACCGTCGTGCGCCACCTGCGGCGGCAGGTACAGCATGTCGCCCGGCTCCAGGACGTAGGTGGCTTCGGGTTCGAAGCGGCGCAGGATCTTCAGCGGCAGGTCGGGTTGCAGCTCCAGATCGCGCTGGCGGCCGACGCGCCATTCGCGGCGCCCCACGGCCTGCAGCAGGAAGACATCGTAGCTGTCGAAGTGCGGGCCGACTCCTCCGCCGTCGGTCGCGATGCTGATCATCACGTCATCCAGGCGGGCATCGGGAATGAAGCGGAAACGGTGCATCAGTTCGGCCGCCGCATCGTGATGCAGATCCACGCTTTGCACCAGCAAGGTCCAGTCCGGCTCGGAGGCCTTGGGCAGCCTGGCGAAGGGGCCTTGCTCCATCTGCCATTGTTTGTCCTCGCGCCAGATCAGGCGCGATGCGACGTCGTCGCGGCGCGCCATCCGCTTCAGCTCCGGGATGCCGACCGGCGGCTTGAACCCCGGGATGGCCTGGCGGATCAGCAGCGGCTTGCGCTGCCAGTGGGATTTCATGAACTGGGCCGGCGTGCGGCCCCCCAGCAGATCCAGCGGCTGGTTCGGATGCGGAAACGTCATGGCCGATATGCCTTGGGACGATAGGAGTTGCCCGGGAACGCCCGGACAGGGCGGGCGGCGGCCGTCATTGCAGGTGCGCCTTCAATCGATAGAGCGTTTCCAGGGCTTCGCGCGGCGTCAGGCTGTCGGGATCGACGTCCGCCAGCGCATCGCGCAAGGACAGCAGCGATTCGCTTTCCTGCGCGGCCGCGGATTGCGCCGCGGATTGCGCGTCCGCCTGCGCCGCCGCCGCGAACAAACCCAATTGCGGCGTGGGCGCGCCCTGGGCTTCCAGCCGTTCGAGTTCGCGCGATGCCTGGCGAATGACGGCGGCCGGCACGCCGGCGCGCTGCGCGACCTGGATCCCATAGCTGCGGCTGGCCGGGCCGTCGCGCACCTCGTGCAGGAAGACGATGCCGCCGGCCGATTCCGCCGCCGCCAGGTGGACGTTGGCGGCCGTCGGTTGTTCCGCGGGCATGCGGGTGATCTCGAAATAATGCGTCGCGAACAAGGTCAGCGCGCGGTTGTGCGTCAGCAGGCGCAGCGCGATGGCCCAGGCCAGGGCCAGGCCGTCGTAGGTGGAGGTGCCGCGGCCGATCTCGTCCATCAGGACCAGGCTGGCGGGCGTGCTGGCGGCCAGGATGGCGGCGGCCTCGGTCATTTCCATCATGAACGTGGAGCGGCCGCCCGCCAGGTCGTCCGCTGCCCCGATGCGGGTGAAGATGCGATCCAGCCTGCCGATGCGTGCGCGCGCGGCGGGCACGAAACTGCCCGTGCGCGCGAGCAGGGCGATAAGCGCGACCTGCCGCATATACGTGGATTTGCCGCCCATGTTCGGGCCGGTGATCAGCAGCATGCGGCGCGTCGCGTCCAGTTTGCAGCTGTTGGGCGTGAAGCGTTCGATGGCGCGCTCCACTACCGGATGGCGGCCCGCCTCGATATCGATCTCCGCTTCCTCGGAAAGCTCTGGCGCATTCCAGTCGTGGCGCCGCGCGTGTTCGGCCAGCGCCGCCAGCGTGTCGAGTTCGGCCAGGGCGGACGCGCAATCCGACAGGGCGCGTACGTGGCCGCCGAGTTGTTCCAGGACCTGTTCGTACAGCCACTTTTCCCGTGCCAGCGAGCGGTCCTGGGCCGACAGCACGCGGTCTTCCCAGGTCTTGAGTTCCGGCGTGATGTAGCGTTCGGCGTTCTTCAGGGTCTGCCGGCGGCGGTAGTCCTCCGGCACCTTGTCGGCCTGGCCTTTGCTGACCTCGATGTAGAAGCCGTGCACACGGTTGAATTCGACACGCAGGTTGGAGATGCCGCTGCGCTCGCGTTCGCGGGCTTCCAGCTGGACCAGGAAGTCGCCACCGTCGGTGGCCAGCGCCCGCAGTTCGTCCAGGTCGCCGTCGTGGCCGCTGGCGATGACGCCACCGTCGCGGATGGCCGCGGCCGGCTCGGCGGCGATGGCGCCCGCCAGCAGGGTATGAATGGCGGGATCGGGCGACAAATGCGCGGCAAGCGCGGCGAAGCGTCCGTCGTTATCCAGCAGCCGAACCTGCTCGCACAGCGGCGGCAGTTCCGCCAGCGCGTCGCGCAGGCTGGCGAGTTCGCGCGGCCGCACGGATTTCAGCGCGACGCGCGCGGAGATGCGTTCTATATCCGGGAAACGCTTGAGCGTATCGCGCAGCATTTCCAGCGGCAGCGCCGCCGCCAGTCCGGCCGGCGTATCCAGCCGCGCCGCCAGCAGCGCGGCGATGGCCCGCTGGCGTTCCCGCACTGGCGTGTTGTCGCGCAAGGGGTGATGCAGCCAGCGCCGCAGCAGCCGGCTGCCCATCGGGGTACGGCAGTTGTCCAGGATGGAGAACAGCGTGGGCGATTCCTCGCCGCTGAGCGTCTGCGTGAGTTCCAGGTTGCGGCGCGTGACCGGGTCCATCAGCACGTACTGCCCGGGGCGTTCCACGCTGATGCCCTGCACGTGCGATAGCGCCTGCGATTGGGTACGCGCGGCGTAGCGCAGCAGCGCGCCGGCGGCGCGTACGCCGGCCGGCATGTCTTCCACATCGAATCCCGCCAGGGAATCGGTACGGAAATGCGTCAGCAGGTGGGCACGCGCGCCATCGGTTTCGAAATGCCAATCGGGAACGCGGGTCTGCGCGCCCTCGATGCTGACGCGCAGCTCCGTGCCCTCCGGGTAGATGATTTCCGCCGGGGCGATGCGATGCAATTCCGATTCGATCTGCCCGGGCGCGCATTCCGTGACGTGGAAATCGCCGCTGGCAAGGTTCAGCCAGGCCAGGCCGGCGCGGGGCGCGCGTCCGCCGCCGGGAAACACCGCGGCCAGGCTGCGGTCCGCCTTGGCGGGCAGCAGCGCATCGTCGGTCAGCGTGCCCGGCGTGACGATGCGCACGATACGGCGTTCGACCGGCCCCTTGGACGTGGCCGGGTCGCCGATCTGTTCGCAGATGGCGATCGATTCCCCCAGCGCGACCAGCTTGGCCAGGTATTGCTCCATGGCGTGGACAGGCACGCCCGCCATGGGGATGGGGCTGCCATTGGAGGCGCCGCGCTTGGTCAGGGTCAGATTGAGCAGCCGCGCGCCGCGTTCCGCGTCTTCATAGAACATCTCGTAGAAGTCGCCCATGCGGTAGAACAGCAGCAGGGGGCCCGCCTCGGCTTTCAGCCGCAGGTATTGCTGCATCATCGGCGTGTGGCCGGACAGATCGCTTTTTTCCATTAACACCAGGCAAATAACGGGCGTGGCCGCGCCGGCCGCGCAAAGGTTCGATTGTATCGGGATGGATGAGCGGGCGCCCGGCCGGCGGGGCGTCATGGTGCACGCCGCGCCATCGTGGCGCACAGGGCGGTGCGCGCGCCGATTCGTGGGGCTGGCCGATAAATGCATTCGTATTTTTAATTTGTCGCCGTAGCGGGCGCTCGCTCATAGTTCCTGAAAAACGTCTGCCGCGACGCTGGACGGCGGGCCTGACATACGATCGCAAGGGGCTTGGATGCACAGATCGATACGCACGCTGCTTTCGGCGGCCGCCTGTATGGCCGTTCTTGTCGTTTCCGGTACGGCGGCGCGCGCCGCCTATCCGGATCGCCCCATCCGGCTGATCATCCCGTGGTCGGTGGGGGGATCGACCGATATGCTGGGCCGCGTACTGGCCGAGGGCATGGGCAAGCGCCTGGGTACGGCCGTTGTGGTGGAAAACAAGCCCGGCGCGACGGGGACGATAGGTTATGCCCAGGTGGCGCGGGCGGATCGAGACGGCTATACGCTGCTGCTCGGCACCAATAGCACCTTCGCCATTGCGCCGCATTTCTATCACGCGCTGCCTTACGACACGGACAAGGACTTCGCCGCCATCGGCATGATAGGCGCGAACCAGCAGGTGCTATGCGTGCGCCCCGACGAGCCGTATAAAACGCTATCGGACCTGGTGGCCGCGGCCAAGGCGCGGCCGGGCGCCATCAGCTACGCGTCCTCCGGCGTGGGCGGTTCCAGCCATCTGGCAACCGAGCTGCTGATGGCGATGACGAACATCGACATGCTGCATGTCCCCTATCGCGGCGGCGCCCCCGCGGTGCAGGGCATCCTGGGCGGCCAGACCCAGGTGGGCTTCGTCGACATCAGCGTGGCCGAACCCCTGATACGCGCCGGCAAGCTGCGCGCGCTGGGCACCAGCGGTACCCGGCGGGCGGATTTGTTGCCCGATGTGCCCACGTTGTCGGAGGCCGGTGCGCCGGGGTTCGAGTCGCTGACGACGTTCGGGCTGTTCGCGCCGGCGGGGATGCCGGCGGAACTGGTGCGGAAACTGAACGGCGTGCTGAACGATGTGCTGCGCGACCCGCAGACGCGGGCACAGCTGGCCGCGCAAGGTTTCGAGTTGAACGGCGGCGCGCCCGAGGCTTATCGCACCTATGCCAAGACGGAGAGCCGCAAGTGGGGAACGCTGATCGAGCAGCGCGGCATCAAGCTGCCCTGAGCCGCGCGGGGCCTCCGCGCGACGACATGCCCGGCGTCAGCGTACCGAACATCGACATACCGAACATCGACATACCGAACATCGACATACCGAACATCAACGTACCGAATACCAACGTGCCAAATTCCATCGCCAGAAGCACCCATCTCGAAAACGCCGATGCGCCGGGGGCCGCGGACACGCCGCTGCTGTTCACGCCCTATACCCTGCGTCGGCTGACGCTGCGCAATCGTGTGGTGGTGTCCCCGATGTGCCAGTACAAGTCGGACGGCGGTGCCGCCACGGACTGGCATCTGGTGCATCTGGGCAAGTTCGCCATGGGGGGCGCCGGCCTGGTGTTCTGCGAGGAAACGGCGGTCGAGGCGCGCGGACGCAAGACCTACGGTTGCGCGGGCATGTACGAGGACCGCCACGTGGCGGCTTCCCGCCGCGTGACGGATTTCATCCACGAGGCGGGCGCGGCCGCCGGCATTCAGTTGGGGCATGCCGGCCGCAAGGCCTCCTGCGGTCCCCCCTGGACGGGATTTCGGCCCCTGACCGAGGAGGACGCGGCGCGCGGCATGCCGCCCTGGCGGGGCGTGTCGGCCAGTCCGCTGCCCGCCAAGCCGGGCGCGCTGGTGCCCACGCAGATGAACGAGGACGATATCCGTCTGATGATCCAGGCCTGGCGGATCGCGGCGCGCCGCAGTATCGACGCGGGTTTCGATGTCTGCGAGGTCCACGGCGCGCACGGTTATCTGATCCATCAATTCCTGTCGCCCCTGGCCAATCGGCGTACCGACGCGTGGGGCGGCGACCTGGAAGGCCGCATGCGGCTGGCATTGGAGATCTCCGAAGCGGTCAGGCAAGAGTGGCCGGCGGACAAGCCGGTGTTCTTCCGCGTTTCCGCCGTCGATGGCGAAGGCGGGGCCTGGGATATGGACGATACGGTGGCGTTGTCCCGCGCCTTGCGCGAGCGCGGCATCGATGTCGTTACGTGTTCGTCCGGCGGCATAGACGGACCCTTGAACATGGCCGTGGTCCCGCGCACGCCGGGCTACCAGGTGCCGTATGCCGCGCGCGTGCGGCGCGAAGCCGGCATGCCGACGTGCGCGGTCGGCTTGATTACGGAGCCCGCGCACGCCGAGGACATCCTGCGCGAAGGCAGCGCGGACCTGATCGCATTGGCCCGCGAACTGATGGCGAATCCGAACTGGCCGGTGCAGGCGGCGCGCGCGCTGGGCGTGACCGAACCGCTGGATCTGTTGCCGACCGACTATGCCTGGTGGCTGAAGCGGCGCGAGGAGATACGGGCCTTGAATGCGCGGGCATGATGCCGCGATCGGCGATGGCCGGGCGTTCAGGCCTGCTCGATGCCCTCGGGCAGGCTGCGTTGGCGCAGGGTGTCGGCCAGCGCGGCTTGCAATCCCTGCGCCGACGAGGACAGGGCGCGCAGGCTGCGCGATACCAGGAATAGCTCCCGATGCAGCACCGGGTTTTCCAGCGGCTGGAATGGCAGGTTCTCCAGCTGATGCGTCAGTGCCGTCAGGCGGGGCAGTATGCACAGGCGGCGGCCCAGCATCAGCATGGGATACAGCGAGGTGGAGCTCGATACCTCTTCGCGATGTTCGGCCAGGTCGAAGTCCTGCAGCGTGCGGCGATGCAGGCTGCCGATCTGCGTGTCCGAGGCCAGGCCCACCAGGTCCTGCCGGTAGGGCGATACCTGCGACCAGCCTATCGAGGCGGTCGCCGTGGCCAGCGGATGATCCGGGCTGCACACGACGCCGTAGCGGTCGCGCAGCAGCAGCGTGTATTCGAGGTCGGCGTAGTCGGACAGGCGGCTGGTGATGCCGAAGTCCACTTCGCCATCGCGCACGCGGCGTTCGATTTCCGCCGAACCCGCTTCGCGCACGGAAAGGGTGACGTGGGGATATTCGGCCTGGAAACGCGGCAGCGACGGTATCAGCAGCCAGGCGACGATCGAGGGCGCGGCGGCGATGCGCAGATGTCCATGCTGGCGCAGCGCCACCGCGCGCAGGTCGCTGACCATGGCATCGAATTGCAGCAGCAGCGCCTTGGCCTGCTGGTGCAGGTGCGTCGCGGCGGGAGTCAAGGTCACGCTGCGCGTGGTGCGGTCGAACAGCTTGATGCCGACGTCTTCCTCCAACTGGTGGATGGTCGAGCTAAGCGAGGACTGGGTCAGGAAGAGGCGTTCGGCGGCGCGCGTGAACGAACCCGTATCGGCGACGGCGACGAAGCTGCGCAGGTGGCGCAACGTGATGATGGTCGACATGGTGGGATACCGGCGGAGTTGAATCGCCCGCACAGAATATATAGGCGGTACGAATCAATCAACCCGAATTTTTCATTTGTAGTGGTGAATGGCCGCTACTTATCATTTTTTTGCCGTCCGGCGAATCCGGAGAAGGCGAAAGCAAGCATCGATGCATCGGGCAGGACGCCGATACGGTCGCGTCCGCCCGGGCTGGCGTGCCCTCACGGCTTGAAGGAGCGGGAACTTGGGGAAAATCGAATCGCAGTCCGGGCAGGCGGAGGCGCGGAAGCTGCGCATCGCCGTCGACATCGGCGGCACATTTACCGACGGCGTGGCGACGCGCGAATCCGACGGCTGCATCTGGGTGGGCAAGACCCTGACCACGCCGGATGATCCCGGCATCGCGGTATCGGCCGTCATCGCCAACCTGCTGGAGCAGGCGCGCGCCGGCGGCGCCTGCGTGCTGGACGAGGTGGTGCACGGCACGACGCTGGTGACCAATACGCTGATCGAGCGCAAGGGGGTGGATACCGCGCTGGTGACGACGCAGGGCATGCGCGACGCGCTGGATATCGGCCGGGAATGGCGCTACGACCTGTACGACCTGGAGCTGGTCCTGCCGCGGCCGCTGATCGACGCCGGCAAGCGGGTGGAGGCCAACGAAAGGCTGAACGCTTCCGGCCAGGTGCTGGTGGCGCTGAACCGGGCGGAACTCGACCGCATCGCCGCGGATGTCCGCGCGCTGGGCGTGCGCTCCGTGGCGGTATCTTTGCTGCATTCCTACCTGAACGACGAACACGAGCGGGAAATCGGCGCCTACCTGCAATCCGCGCTGCCCGGCGTGGAAGTTTCGCTGTCCGCCGATCTGGCGCGCGAGGTGAAGGAATTCGAGCGGACCTCGACCGTGGCGGCGAACGCGTACGTCAAGCCCATCGTGGCCGATTACCTGCGCCAGCTGGAGTCGCGCGTGGACGCGGTGCAGTGCGGCGTGCCCTTGCGCATCATGGTGTCCAGCGGCGGTTTCACATCGGCGCGATCGGCCGCGCATACGCCGATCTTCCTGCTGGAATCGGGGCCGGCCGCCGGCGTGCTGTCGGCCTTGAATACCGCGCGCGCGCAGGATTTGCAGCGGGTGCTGGCCTTCGATATGGGCGGCACCACGGCCAAGGCCTGCGTGGTGGCCGAAGGAGAGCCGCCGATCGCGCACAGCTTCGAATGCGCGCGCGTGCGCCGATTCAAGCGCGGCTCCGGCTTGCCCATCCTGATCCCCAGCATCGACCTGATCGAAATCGGCGCGGGCGGCGGTTCGATCGCCCACCTCAATCGCATGGGCCTGCTGAACATCGGTCCGGAATCGTCGGGCTCCCAGCCCGGGCCCATCTGCTATGGCAACGGGGGTACCGAGGTCACCGTCACCGACGCGGACCTGGTGCTGGGCTATCTGAACCCGGACAATTTCCTCGGCGGTGAAATGCGCCTGCGCAAGGACCTGGCCCTGGAGGGAATGCGACGCCTCGCGGACCGCCTGGGCATGCAGCCGCTGGATGTGGCCTGGGGCATCCACGATATGGTCAACGAGAACATGGCCAGCGCCGCGCGCATCCATATCGCGGAGAAAGGCCACGACCCGCGCGACTTTACCTTCGTCGCGACCGGCGGCGCCGGGCCCGTGCACGCCGCGGAGGTCGCGCGCAAGCTGCGCATCCCGCGGCTTCTTGCCACCATCGCGGCGGGCGCCGGATCCTGCCTGGGGATGCTGGCGGCGCCGGCGCGAGCG
Above is a genomic segment from Bordetella genomosp. 11 containing:
- the bamC gene encoding outer membrane protein assembly factor BamC, encoding MNKRHAGFAALLTLVMLAGCSDVNQILGKEEPIDYKSASSQQAQPLSIPPDLTQAAADPRYKAPPGGTTTFTQYQAEGQQQAAAQAQGNPNSGVLPQRTDMHVERDGDVRWLVVDLPPDQIFGKVVDFWTSNGFTIQTNNPTAGLIETDWAENRAKIPESWLRQALGFVLEQAYDSGEREKFRTRMERVNGHTEIYISHQHMVEKNVGQRDSGNLQWQPGPEDPGLNAAMLARLMVFLGTSVDQAKTMVAKADAAPAQPKVVRDVQADGARLNVQESFDRAWRRVGVALDSGGFTVDDRDRSAGDFYVRYLDTDTGLQRDEPGFFSRLFGTARPSQAPQYRIHVVGQGDTTQVTVLDTNGKVDSSPTAQRLLSVLADKMSAVQ
- a CDS encoding cupin domain-containing protein codes for the protein MTFPHPNQPLDLLGGRTPAQFMKSHWQRKPLLIRQAIPGFKPPVGIPELKRMARRDDVASRLIWREDKQWQMEQGPFARLPKASEPDWTLLVQSVDLHHDAAAELMHRFRFIPDARLDDVMISIATDGGGVGPHFDSYDVFLLQAVGRREWRVGRQRDLELQPDLPLKILRRFEPEATYVLEPGDMLYLPPQVAHDGIARGDCMTISIGFRAPDQATLARGMLEAAAEQVLARAGLPSGPYGEPALPGPRLAGRYRDPGQAATARPAELPDGLAAAALDAVGRVRFDEALAHRFLGCWLTEPGASAVFDTPAADGPDLAAHWPGAGTLRLDRRTRMLYRGKQLFINGETAPVPASAALRKLADARRLACADPSARGLTDEERECLTQWMDDGWLVYDPGL
- the mutS gene encoding DNA mismatch repair protein MutS; translation: MEKSDLSGHTPMMQQYLRLKAEAGPLLLFYRMGDFYEMFYEDAERGARLLNLTLTKRGASNGSPIPMAGVPVHAMEQYLAKLVALGESIAICEQIGDPATSKGPVERRIVRIVTPGTLTDDALLPAKADRSLAAVFPGGGRAPRAGLAWLNLASGDFHVTECAPGQIESELHRIAPAEIIYPEGTELRVSIEGAQTRVPDWHFETDGARAHLLTHFRTDSLAGFDVEDMPAGVRAAGALLRYAARTQSQALSHVQGISVERPGQYVLMDPVTRRNLELTQTLSGEESPTLFSILDNCRTPMGSRLLRRWLHHPLRDNTPVRERQRAIAALLAARLDTPAGLAAALPLEMLRDTLKRFPDIERISARVALKSVRPRELASLRDALAELPPLCEQVRLLDNDGRFAALAAHLSPDPAIHTLLAGAIAAEPAAAIRDGGVIASGHDGDLDELRALATDGGDFLVQLEARERERSGISNLRVEFNRVHGFYIEVSKGQADKVPEDYRRRQTLKNAERYITPELKTWEDRVLSAQDRSLAREKWLYEQVLEQLGGHVRALSDCASALAELDTLAALAEHARRHDWNAPELSEEAEIDIEAGRHPVVERAIERFTPNSCKLDATRRMLLITGPNMGGKSTYMRQVALIALLARTGSFVPAARARIGRLDRIFTRIGAADDLAGGRSTFMMEMTEAAAILAASTPASLVLMDEIGRGTSTYDGLALAWAIALRLLTHNRALTLFATHYFEITRMPAEQPTAANVHLAAAESAGGIVFLHEVRDGPASRSYGIQVAQRAGVPAAVIRQASRELERLEAQGAPTPQLGLFAAAAQADAQSAAQSAAAQESESLLSLRDALADVDPDSLTPREALETLYRLKAHLQ
- a CDS encoding Bug family tripartite tricarboxylate transporter substrate binding protein; this encodes MHRSIRTLLSAAACMAVLVVSGTAARAAYPDRPIRLIIPWSVGGSTDMLGRVLAEGMGKRLGTAVVVENKPGATGTIGYAQVARADRDGYTLLLGTNSTFAIAPHFYHALPYDTDKDFAAIGMIGANQQVLCVRPDEPYKTLSDLVAAAKARPGAISYASSGVGGSSHLATELLMAMTNIDMLHVPYRGGAPAVQGILGGQTQVGFVDISVAEPLIRAGKLRALGTSGTRRADLLPDVPTLSEAGAPGFESLTTFGLFAPAGMPAELVRKLNGVLNDVLRDPQTRAQLAAQGFELNGGAPEAYRTYAKTESRKWGTLIEQRGIKLP
- a CDS encoding NADH:flavin oxidoreductase/NADH oxidase → MPGVSVPNIDIPNIDIPNIDIPNINVPNTNVPNSIARSTHLENADAPGAADTPLLFTPYTLRRLTLRNRVVVSPMCQYKSDGGAATDWHLVHLGKFAMGGAGLVFCEETAVEARGRKTYGCAGMYEDRHVAASRRVTDFIHEAGAAAGIQLGHAGRKASCGPPWTGFRPLTEEDAARGMPPWRGVSASPLPAKPGALVPTQMNEDDIRLMIQAWRIAARRSIDAGFDVCEVHGAHGYLIHQFLSPLANRRTDAWGGDLEGRMRLALEISEAVRQEWPADKPVFFRVSAVDGEGGAWDMDDTVALSRALRERGIDVVTCSSGGIDGPLNMAVVPRTPGYQVPYAARVRREAGMPTCAVGLITEPAHAEDILREGSADLIALARELMANPNWPVQAARALGVTEPLDLLPTDYAWWLKRREEIRALNARA
- a CDS encoding LysR family transcriptional regulator, whose product is MSTIITLRHLRSFVAVADTGSFTRAAERLFLTQSSLSSTIHQLEEDVGIKLFDRTTRSVTLTPAATHLHQQAKALLLQFDAMVSDLRAVALRQHGHLRIAAAPSIVAWLLIPSLPRFQAEYPHVTLSVREAGSAEIERRVRDGEVDFGITSRLSDYADLEYTLLLRDRYGVVCSPDHPLATATASIGWSQVSPYRQDLVGLASDTQIGSLHRRTLQDFDLAEHREEVSSSTSLYPMLMLGRRLCILPRLTALTHQLENLPFQPLENPVLHRELFLVSRSLRALSSSAQGLQAALADTLRQRSLPEGIEQA
- a CDS encoding hydantoinase/oxoprolinase family protein; translation: MGKIESQSGQAEARKLRIAVDIGGTFTDGVATRESDGCIWVGKTLTTPDDPGIAVSAVIANLLEQARAGGACVLDEVVHGTTLVTNTLIERKGVDTALVTTQGMRDALDIGREWRYDLYDLELVLPRPLIDAGKRVEANERLNASGQVLVALNRAELDRIAADVRALGVRSVAVSLLHSYLNDEHEREIGAYLQSALPGVEVSLSADLAREVKEFERTSTVAANAYVKPIVADYLRQLESRVDAVQCGVPLRIMVSSGGFTSARSAAHTPIFLLESGPAAGVLSALNTARAQDLQRVLAFDMGGTTAKACVVAEGEPPIAHSFECARVRRFKRGSGLPILIPSIDLIEIGAGGGSIAHLNRMGLLNIGPESSGSQPGPICYGNGGTEVTVTDADLVLGYLNPDNFLGGEMRLRKDLALEGMRRLADRLGMQPLDVAWGIHDMVNENMASAARIHIAEKGHDPRDFTFVATGGAGPVHAAEVARKLRIPRLLATIAAGAGSCLGMLAAPARADRSWSQPALLEEIDWRDVNERLARLLAEAEAELEAAGARARDLQWTIGAEMRYYGQGDNVTVSLPWQVFGREAGQVLRQAFERRYETLYGHLVPGARPQALTWRLTGRSPSVARTFHWGDSRGRDAGAGKPRRREIYLPLRRAFGAVDVYDRYSLSPGTRLAGPLVLEERESTLVVPVRAEVDILPDLTVSVALKEFE